A stretch of DNA from Thermus antranikianii DSM 12462:
GTGATGGAGCTCGCCCCCCACCTGGCCAGGCCCTTAACCCTCCTCACCCCCCTCTTCCGCCCCCTGGAGATCCCCTACTACGGGTTCGGCCTCAAGCTCTACGACCTGTTGGCGGGAAGGAGGCGGCTGGCCCCAAGCCGCTACGCTCCTCCCAGGGAGGTGCAGGCCCTCTTCCCCGGCCTTCCCCCCACCCTGGGGGGCATCCTCTACCAGGACGGGCAGTTCGCCGACTACCGCCTGAACCTGGCCCTCATCCTCTCCGCTCTCGCGCGGGGGGCGGTGGCCCTGAACCACGCCGAGGCCACGGGCTTCCTCCTGAAGGGAGGAAGGGTAAGGGGGGCGGTGGTCCGGGACCGCCTGAGGGGCCGGGAGGTGGAGGTCCAGGCCCGGGCGGTGGTGAACGCCGCCGGCCCCCAGGCGGACCGGGTGCGCCACCTTTTGGATCCCCATCTTCCCCCCCTCCTCACCCCCTCCAGCGGGACCCACCTGGTCCTGGACTACCCCCTGCGGGTGGGCCTCCTCCTGCCCAGGACCCGGGACGGCCGGGTCCTCTTCCTCCTGCCCTGGCAAGGTCGGGCCCTTCTGGGCACCACCGACCTCCCCGCCGAGGCCACCGCCTGCCCCCTGCCCCGGGAGGAGGAGGTGGCCTACCTCCTGGAGGAGATCCGGCCCTACCTGGGAGACCTCTCGGATAGGGTCCTGGCCGCCTGGGCGGGCCTCAGGCCCCTGGTGGGGAAGGGGGAGACCCGGCTTTTGGTGCGGGACCACCTCATCGTGGAGGAACAGGGCCTCTACACCCTCACCGGGGGCAAGTGGACCACCTTCCGCCTCATGGCCCTGGACCTCCTGGAGCGCCTGGCCCGGGACCTCTCCCTTTCCCTCCCTCCTTCCCCAAGCCACCGTACCCCCCTCCTGGGGGCGGGGCCCAGGCCTCCCCTGCCCCTGCCGGAGGGGGTGGCCGAACACCTCTACGCCCACTACGGCACCCTGGCCCCTGAGGTGGCGGCCTTGGGGGATAGGCCCCTTCTCCCCGGGCTTCCCTACCTGGAGGGGGAGGTGGTGTGGGCGGTGAGGGAGGAGCTTGCCCAAAAGCCCCTGGACGTGCTGGCCCGCAGGCTGGGCCTGGCCCTTCTGGACCGGAAGCGGGCGGAGGAGGCCCTGCCCCGGGTGGGGGACCTCATGGCCCCCCTCCTGGGCTGGGATGATCCCACAAAGCAGGCCCTCCTCTCGGAGGCCGAAAAGGCTCTTCCCGCCCTTTGCTAGGCGCTTTCCTCCGAGGCCCTTTGCACCGCCTGGGTTTCCTTAAGGATGGCCCGCACCCGCTCCCCGGGGATGGTTTCCTCCCTAAGGAGTTCCTCGGCGATCTTGTGCATGGCGGGGGCGTGCTCCATGAGGACCTGGCGGGCCTTGGCGTAGGCTTCGTCCAGGATCTTGCGGATGTCCTGGTCGATGAGGCGG
This window harbors:
- a CDS encoding FAD-dependent oxidoreductase; protein product: MTPSREELWERLKEPLDLLILGGGATGAGVLWEATLRGLRAALVEAGDFGAGTSSRSTKLLHGGVRYLELAVRHRDPRQLRLVRDALRERRVVMELAPHLARPLTLLTPLFRPLEIPYYGFGLKLYDLLAGRRRLAPSRYAPPREVQALFPGLPPTLGGILYQDGQFADYRLNLALILSALARGAVALNHAEATGFLLKGGRVRGAVVRDRLRGREVEVQARAVVNAAGPQADRVRHLLDPHLPPLLTPSSGTHLVLDYPLRVGLLLPRTRDGRVLFLLPWQGRALLGTTDLPAEATACPLPREEEVAYLLEEIRPYLGDLSDRVLAAWAGLRPLVGKGETRLLVRDHLIVEEQGLYTLTGGKWTTFRLMALDLLERLARDLSLSLPPSPSHRTPLLGAGPRPPLPLPEGVAEHLYAHYGTLAPEVAALGDRPLLPGLPYLEGEVVWAVREELAQKPLDVLARRLGLALLDRKRAEEALPRVGDLMAPLLGWDDPTKQALLSEAEKALPALC